The Glycine max cultivar Williams 82 chromosome 17, Glycine_max_v4.0, whole genome shotgun sequence genome contains the following window.
CTTGCGCAACCGTCCCATTATTGCCACAATTATTTGCATGAGTAATTGACGCAGGAATTTTTGGGCCATTAAATTTCGTCGGAGCACTCAAATTCTTCTAATCATTTGCCGCCGTAAGATTGGAAACCATCATAGGAGTTTTGGCTGGTGTTGGACATTCCCTAGCCAAATGCCCATAGCATCCACATGAAGAACAAATTCTGTGCAAACCCTCATATTCTACCTTATACCAGTATCCCTTCAAACCAACCTTACCCACCACAGGTTTATTTAAATCAATCTGGACACAAATTCTTGCAAAATGTCCCCTTCTAACATCTAAGGTGTTTGAATCAACCTTGATAGGGGTACCAATAGCCCTAGCCAAAGCCAACAAAATATTCTCAtcataataaatcaaattcaaacttggAAAGCGAACCCATACCATAGTTTTATCAATCTTGGCCGTGGGTGAAATGAAGTCCGGCGTCCATGTTTGAATTGTTAGGTAATGATCAAAAATCATCCAGGGTCCTCCCTCAATCACCTTTTGCCTATCCTCAGTAGTATCAAACTTGACCATGTAGAAATGGTTGCCAATGTCAAGAATATCAAATCCTGCTACAAGTTTCCAAATGCGTGTCAAATGATCCTTCATCGCCTGGAAACCAATATTCTTCCCGAGCAATTTAACCACCAACGCATCCTGCCATGGGGCACATAAGCCATTGAAAATAGAATCATCAATATGAACAATAGGCTTCAAGGGATTATCATCCTCAAAGACTATTTTGGCCAATTTTTCCTTGATTAGGTCCACTTTTGGTCGCTGGGGTAGTGCTTCCCTATTTGCCATAGCCATTTCTTTAAAAGAGACTCGTGTTTGACCACTGCCACCACCATCTGGTGGCTCTTTGCCGGAGCCGCCATTGCCTATTATGTTCGCACAGAAAACAAAGTCCTTTGTCGGAGCCGCCATTAACATCACAATTACTTATAAGCAACCACTTTTAACCACATCTAAAGTATATTATatttcagaaaaaataaaataaaaatataaaatgagtaactgaaaaaaaaatgtagagaTGAAACATctacatacaaacaactagtgAGATAGAAAAAATGGATATGCCTAATATATCATTATGTGGTGTAAGCTAGTGCATTAGTTTCCGATCCACATCCTTCATCTCTCACCAAGTTCATCATCATTTTATTGTTGTAAGAACTTTTCTTTTACCTATACCAAAGTGTCATGACCTTCATATACATTCATATTGGGAAAATTAGATACCACAATAGGACTATCCATCCAGCAAGCAAACAGGAATGGAATCAGAATCAATCACAATCATTGAGTTTCACACAGGGGTGCATTGTTTTCTTCTCATGTTAATAGAATTATCAAAGCcataactttataaaaaataggTAACAAATGGACTCATCTTGTCTTTTAAGAGGGAGCCCCACTATCTTCAAAAAGTGCATAACCTTGGAAAATAGCACTCACTAGTGATGTTGATCTACATGAATATTCAAGGCTAGCTTAATCGGCACTAATAGCCTGAAATTACACCGTAGGACTATCTTTATTAAAAGAGTTAGAATGCAATTATAAAGTCATCCTAATAAATGaagattttattgaaaaagcttacatatttcttaattattcaataTAAATGTTTGTTGTTTCTTGTGTAACcacaaattcattttaatttaccaTACTCTTTCTACTAccccacttttttcttttttctgttgtTCCTACCATAAAACTACACCatcaaacaaaaatcaatacACACAACCATCAAACAAAGATCCACAGTCAATTGCTAGGTAAGTGTACTCTCCTACCTTCATATACATTCATATTGAGAAAATTAGATACCACAACAAGGGTATCCATCCTACAAACAGGAATTAGAATCAATCACAATCACTGAGTTTCACACAAGGGTGCATTGTTTTCTTCACATGTTGATAGAATTATCAAAGCCATAGCTTTATACAAAAGAGAAGCACGCAagtctcaataaaaaaatagataacaaATGGACTCATCTTGTCTTTTAAGAGGGAGCCCCACTATCTTCAAAAAGTGCAGAACCTTGGAAAATAGCACTCACTAGTGAGGTTGATCTACATGAACATTCAAGGCTAGCTTAATCTACATTAGCACTAATAGCGTGAAATTAAACCCCTAACCTTAACATCAACAAATTTCAATCA
Protein-coding sequences here:
- the LOC100791212 gene encoding uncharacterized protein, producing MAAPTKDFVFCANIIGNGGSGKEPPDGGGSGQTRVSFKEMAMANREALPQRPKVDLIKEKLAKIVFEDDNPLKPIVHIDDSIFNGLCAPWQDALVVKLLGKNIGFQAMKDHLTRIWKLVAGFDILDIGNHFYMVKFDTTEDRQKVIEGGPWMIFDHYLTIQTWTPDFISPTAKIDKTMVWVRFPSLNLIYYDENILLALARAIGTPIKVDSNTLDVRRGHFARICVQIDLNKPVVGKVGLKGYWYKKNLSAPTKFNGPKIPASITHANNCGNNGTVAQVNAITGKDVANNEKDVLHGEWLVVKRKPSNKTNKNQAKGNKDGNPKNQRQSLLNEKKEKINSITLNAHDTASGSHTDVAPTTVERSSNGKQKNKRVRRDTVTIPRVSQDPRKQIIIEKTIINKPKPINGEHVGPSNHPSRQVIYNAGYGIKSTVPMQALSPNRFIILNDEEPVAQNMDIIAVDSQEHMGQHDMVLETPLEGQPAAT